One genomic region from Colletotrichum lupini chromosome 7, complete sequence encodes:
- a CDS encoding elongation factor G — protein sequence MRAPRAVRVPNGGLLAGVKPQADARHFSSFAACVKKQSSTTTTTAWKKNSVRAFSTTPMVRDAAAEALKMAQDNASTLTPELVAAKMSPEEAKRLSRVRNIGIAAHIDSGKTTVTERVLFYSGRIKAIHEVRGKDSVGAKMDSMDLEREKGITIQSAATFADWKKTEEGKEETYHINIIDTPGHIDFTIEVERALRVLDGAVMILCAVSGVQSQTITVDRQMKRYNVPRISFVNKMDRMGANPWKAVEQINTKLKIPAAAIQIPIGAENEFEGVIDLIERKAHYFEGPRGTVVRTTDVLPGGYKDLVEEKRQELIEKLADVDDEMTELYLEEQTPTNAQIKAAIRRSTIALKFSPVMMGSALADKGIQTVLDAVCDYLPNPSEVENKALDKKRDEATVKLVPYNSLPFVGLAFKLEENNYGQLTYIRVYQGKLRKGTYLFNSRTDKKVRIPRIVRMHSNEMEDVNEVGAGEICAVFGVDCASGDTFTDGGLPYTMSSMFVPDAVMSLSIKPKRTSDADNFSKAMNRFQREDPTFRLHVDEESEETIISGMGELHLEIYVERLRREYKVDCETGKPRVAYRETVSRKTEYDFLLRRQSGGPGDYARVAGWIEPHDDPEANFFETQVVGGTIPDKYLTACSKGFEEAALKGPLLGHKVIGTKMIVNDGSTHVTDSSDFAFNLATQMAFRKAFDDAGGQVLEPLMKTTITAPNEFQGNIIMLMNKRNATIHDTEVGTEDFTLIADCSLNAMFGFSSQLRAATQGKGEFGMEFSHYAAAPPHLQKELCANYQKELEAKRTK from the exons ATGAGGGCTCCACGAGCCGTCAGAGTGCCGAATGGCGGTCTGCTTGCAGGCGTGAAGCCTCAAGCTGATGCACGACACTTTAGCAGCTTCGCCGCCTGCGTAAAGAAGCAGTCCTCGACAACAACGACGACGGCATGGAAGAAGAACTCCGTACGCGCCTTCTCGACGACCCCGATGGTCAgggacgccgccgccgaggccCTCAAGATGGCCCAGGACAACGCCTCCACCCTCACCCCCGAGCTGGTCGCCGCCAAGATGAGCCCCGAGGAGGCCAAGCGCCTGTCGCGCGTGCGCAACATTGGTATCGCCGCCCACATTGACAGCGGAAAGACGACCGTCACCGAGCGCGTGCTCTTCTACTCGGGCCGCATCAAGGCCATCCACGAGGTCCGCGGCAAGGACTCTGTAGGCGCCAAGATGGACTCTATGGATCTCGAGAGAGAAAAGGGCATCACCATCCAGTCGGCTGCTACCTTCGCCGACTGGAAGAAGACggaagaaggaaaagaggaaaCCTACCACATCAACATCATCGATACACCCGGCCATATTGACTTCACCATCGAAGTCGAGCGCGCGCTCCGCGTCCTCGACGGTGCCGTCATGATTCTCTGCGCCGTCAGCGGCGTCCAGTCCCAGACCATCACCGTCGACCGTCAGATGAAGCGCTACAACGTCCCCCGCATCAGTTTCGTGAACAAGATGGACCGCATGGGTGCCAACCCCTGGAAGGCCGTCGAGCAGATCAACACCAAGCTCAAGATTCCCGCAGCCGCCATCCAGATCCCCATTGGCGCCGAGAACGAGTTCGAGGGCGTTATCGACCTGATTGAGCGCAAGGCACACTACTTTGAGGGCCCCCGTGGCACCGTCGTCCGCACCACTGACGTCCTCCCCGGAGGCTACAAGGACCTCGTCGAGGAGAAGCGCCAGGAGCTCATTGAGAAGCTGGCCGACGTCGACGACGAAATGACGGAGCTCTACCTCGAGGAACAAACGCCCACCAACGCCCAGATCAAGGCCGCCATTCGCCGCTCCACCATCGCCCTCAAGTTCTCCCCCGTCATGATGGGTTCCGCTCTCGCCGACAAGGGCATCCAGACCGTCCTGGACGCCGTCTGCGACTACCTGCCCAACCCGTCCGAGGTCGAGAACAAGGCCCTCGACAAGAAGCGCGACGAGGCCACCGTCAAGCTCGTCCCCTACAACTCGCTCCCCTTTGTCGGCCTCGCCTTCAAGCTCGAGGAGAACAACTACGGCCAGCTCACCTACATCCGCGTCTACCAGGGCAAGCTCCGCAAGGGCACCTACCTCTTCAACTCCCGCACCGACAAGAAGGTCCGCATCCCCCGCATCGTCCGCATGCACTCCAACGAGATGGAGGACGTCAACGAGGTCGGCGCCGGCGAGATCTGCGCCGTCTTCGGCGTCGACTGCGCCTCGGGCGACACCTTCACCGACGGTGGCCTCCCCTACACCATGTCCTCCATGTTCGTCCCCGACGCCGTCATGTCCCTCTCCATCAAGCCCAAGCGCACTAGCGACGCCGACAACTTCTCCAAGGCCATGAACCGCTTCCAGCGTGAGGACCCTACCTTCCGTCTGCACGTCGACGAGGAGTCCGAGGAGACCATCATCTCCGGCATGGGCGAGCTCCACCTCGAAATCTACGTCGAGCGCCTCCGCCGCGAGTACAAGGTCGACTGCGAAACCGGAAAGCCCCGCGTCGCCTACCGCGAGACCGTCTCCCGCAAGACAGAGTACGACTTCCTCCTCCGCAGACAATCCGGCGGTCCCGGAGACTACGCCCGCGTCGCCGGCTGGATCGAGCCCCACGACGACCCGGAGGCCAACTTCTTCGAGACCCAGGTCGTCGGCGGCACCATCCCGGACAAGTACCTCACCGCCTGCTCCAAGGGCTTCGAAGAGGCCGCCCTCAAGGGTCCTCTCCTCGGCCACAAGGTTATCGGCACAAAGATGATTGTCAACGACGGCTCCACCCACGTCACGGATTCGTCCGATTTCGCCTTCAACCTCGCCACGCAAATGGCCTTCCGCAAGGCCTTTGACGACGCCGGCGGCCAGGTCCTCGAGCCCCTCATGAAGACCACCATCACCGCGCCCAACGAGTTCCAGGGTAACATCATCATGCTCATGAACAAGCGCAATGCTACCATCCACGACACTGAGGTCGGCACCGAGGATTTTACCCTCATCGCCGACTGCAGTCTCAACGCCATGTTCGGCTTCAGTTCTCAGCTCCGCGCTGCCACCCAGGGCAAGGGCGAGTTCGGTATGGAGTTTAGCCACTACGCCGCGGCACCTCCTCACCTTCA AAAGGAGCTCTGCGCCAACTACCAGAAGGAGTTGGAGGCCAAGCGCACCAAATAA